The following proteins are co-located in the Salvelinus namaycush isolate Seneca chromosome 33, SaNama_1.0, whole genome shotgun sequence genome:
- the LOC120027837 gene encoding E3 ubiquitin-protein ligase RNF31-like isoform X2 has translation MMSTQPVPFEEVRRRAESLLSYSGSAQALKADVQFMANVPLSLSDKFHHITAQTMVTQNIAGHSREEVLESLGRLFKALSILEKYGCNLTSPSRPRYWRSVKHNNPVFRATVDAIKGGRSVLFLYGYTNQQPDGLSFPDDVTDPDVGKVAAVTIEVMTLRMELDMLIKEKPELMSDAVVIPPGEEHGDRGKDLQPLSPPPTPAASPGLRHAPTTPTDGGCNLCGATPSLLCPPCGSLPFCQSCDLIYHRHPSRANHRRDRIQETCTICGMSQVYASCSTCSQRLCLECDRLYHSHPDREGHNRTLVTPAKLTRAFSLSLSSWECAQCTTVNEVKAVLCVTCERPRLAIASLIDQEDPGQPPPNPEWQCKSCTVVNQGSSILCEVCERPRLATRPSITPVLNSTPVLPMPGPTADKETEWMCQFCTYVNSPPAVVCEVCNLPCKDPAVTSPKSLLLQSPVKDFVPLPVTPQVPPEISSRVNIDIKRQNLMRDEGLKLVHQIRKGEKKGVGPEEVYAALCVSRGSNVNPCDWLKSELPHLLDEICAMAASAALQNFKARVSGPQDNTERDRGSTEQQSPSVLLGEGVQLSRVEAKHAWLAAGGDTERAVRQLLRDRQAKMRELRSLGFREASQCEEALRLSGGEVRGALSLLQRPLLEPFHQRIWSDQPEAPIDAKNPDKQRMCRRLLALYELPSWGRCELALSLLQEPDAQYSLEDVIQAVRESQDREFLRRLLNNECPCCLSIFPHSKMQSLTSCQCSVCHECFTQHFTIAVRDKHIRDMVCPVCAGPDINDPEHLDSYFFTLDIQLRDCLDREVYELFHKKLMEHALMKDPMFLWCCHCTFGFIYDGNQFKVTCPTCMKSFCNQCKKPWEAQHQDVSCEQFQLWKRENDPDYQRQGLAGFLRDNGITCPHCRFQYALTKGGCMHFCCTQCRYQFCSGCNNPFHTTACKTVQCKITGLHAHHPRDCLFYLRDWEPARLQALLQRNAVEFNTDPPNGTQTDACGVMEQKDEGGQQIDSPCGVQTQPVQAGLCNKHYREYLVSLINGHTLDPAILYDQQEVTVACKRYQVEEQQGEGEDDRVYKARLLKKLMEVPLGEKVPRMR, from the exons ATGATGAGTACCCAGCCTGTCCCTTTCGAGGAGGTGCGGAGGAGAGCTGAGTCCCTCCTGTCCTATTCAGGCTCTGCCCAGGCATTGAAGGCTGATGTCCAGTTCATGGCCAATGTTCCCCTGTCCCTGTCTGACAAGTTTCACCACATCACAGCACAGACCATGGTGACACAGAACATAGCAGGGCACAGCAGGGAAGAG gtcctagaGTCTTTGGGACGGCTCTTTAAAGCCTTGAGCATCCTGGAAAAGTATGGCTGTAACCTGACCAGCCCCAGCAGGCCCAGGTACTGGCGCAGCGTCAAGCACAACAACCCAGTATTCAGGGCTACCGTGGACGCCATCAAG GGTGGCAGGTCAGTCCTGTTTCTCTACGGTTACACCAATCAGCAGCCAGACGGCCTCAGCTTCCCCGATGATGTCACAGATCCAGACGTTGGGAAGGTTGCTGCAGTGACCATTGAGGTCATGACCCTGCGCATGGAACTGGACATGCTTATCAAG GAGAAACCAGAGCTGATGTCTGATGCGGTGGTCATCCCACCAGGAGAGGAGCATGGGGACAGGGGTAAAGACCTTCAGCCGCTATCTCCTCCACCCACACCGGCTGCTAGTCCTGGACTAAGACACGCCCCCACCACTCCCACAG atgGGGGGTGTAATCTGTGCGGtgccactccctctctcctctgcccacCCTGTGGTTCTCTTCCTTTCTGTCAGTCATGTGACCTCATCTACCACCGCCACCCGTCCAGAGCCAATCACAGGAGAGATAGAATACAGG AGACCTGTACCATCTGTGGTATGTCCCAAGTCTACGCCTCTTGCTCTACCTGTTCTCAGAGGCTGTGTCTGGAATGTGACAGACTGTACCATTCTCACCCTGACCGCGAGGGTCACAACAGGACACTGGTTACCCCCGCCAAACTAACAAGAGCTTTTAG cctctctctttcctcatggGAGTGTGCTCAGTGCACTACAGTCAACGAGGTGAAAGCCGTGCTGTGTGTGACCTGTGAACGACCCCGTCTGGCCATCGCTTCCCTTATAGATCAGGAGGACCCGGGGCAGCCGCCACCCAACCCAG AGTGGCAGTGTAAGAGCTGTACGGTGGTGAACCAAGGCAGCAGTATACTGTGTGAGGTGTGTGAGCGCCCCCGTCTGGCCACCCGTCCCTCTATCACGCCAGTACTCAACAGTACTCCAGTACTCCCCATGCCAGGACCCACGGCAGACAAGGAAACAGAG tggaTGTGTCAGTTCTGCACCTATGTGAACTCTCCTCCTGCAGTGGTTTGTGAGGTGTGCAACCTGCCGTGCAAAGATCCTGCAGTCACCAGTCCCAAGTCCCTCCTCCTGCAGTCTCCAGTCAAAGACTTTGTCCCGCTTCCTGTGACGCCCCAGGTCCCTCCCGAGATCTCTTCCAGGGTAAACATCGACATTAAGAGACAGAACCTGATGAGGGATGAAGGGCTGAAGCTTGTCCATCAAATACGA aagggagagaagaagggagtgGGCCCTGAGGAGGTGTACGCAGCCCTCTGTGTTTCCAGGGGTAGCAACGTCAACCCCTGTGATTGGCTGAAATCAGAGCTGCCTCACCTACTGGATGAGATCTGTGCCATGGCAGCTTCGGCAGCTTTGCAGAACTTCAAAGCAAGGGTTTCTGGGCCGCAGGATAACACAGAGAGGGATAGGGGGTCGACAGAGCAACAGAGTCCCAGTGTGCTGCTGGGTGAGGGAGTGCAGCTGTCCAGGGTTGAGGCCAAGCATGCATGGCTGGCAGCAGGGGGTGACACTGAGAGAGCAGTCCGTCAGCTgctcagagacagacaggccaAG ATGCGGGAGCTGCGTTCTCTGGGCTTCCGGGAGGCATCGCAATGTGAGGAGGCTCTACGTCTGAGTGGaggagaggtgcggggggctctGTCTCTGCTGCAGCGGCCCCTCCTGGAGCCCTTCCACCAGCGCATCTGGAGCGACCAGCCAGAGGCCCCCATTGATGCCAAGAACCCTGACAAGCAG AGGATGTGCAGGCGCCTGCTGGCGTTGTACGAGCTGCCCAGCTGGGGGCGCTGTGAGCTGGCCCTGTCTCTACTCCAGGAGCCTGATGCCCAGTACTCCCTGGAGGACGTCATCCAGGCCGTCAGAGAGTCCCAGGACAGGGAGTTCCTCCGCCGCCTCCTCAACAACGAGTGCCCCTGCTGCCTCAGCATCTTCCCCCACAGCAAG ATGCAGTCCCTGACCTCGTGTCAGTGCTCGGTGTGCCACGAGTGTTTCACACAGCACTTCACCATCGCTGTGAGAGACAAACACATCAGAGACATGGTGTGTCCTGTGTGTGCAGGACCAGACATCAACGACCCTGAGCACCTGGACAGCTACTTCTTCACTCTGGACATTCAG CTGAGAGACTGTCTGGATCGTGAGGTGTACGAGCTCTTCCACAAGAAGCTGATGGAACATGCTCTGATGAAGGATCCCATGTTCCTGTGGTGTTGTCAC TGCACCTTTGGGTTTATCTATGATGGAAACCAATTCAAAGTCACCTGCCCCACGTGTATGAAGAGCTTTTGTAACCAATGCAAAAAGCCT tGGGAAGCTCAGCACCAGGATGTATCCTGTGAGCAGTTCCAGTTGTGGAAGAGAGAGAACGACCCTGACTACCAGAGACAGGGACTGGCCGGGTTCCTGCGGGACAACGGCatca CCTGTCCTCACTGCAGGTTCCAGTATGCCTTGACCAAAGGGGGCTGCATGCACTTCTGCTGCACCCAATGCAGATACCAGTTCTGCAGCGGCTGCAACAATCCCTTCCACACT acgGCTTGTAAAACAGTCCAGTGTAAGATCACAGGTCTCCATGCTCATCACCCACGAGACTGTCTCTTCTACCTCAGGGACTGGGAGCCTGCCAGACTACAGGCCCTGCTGCAG AGGAATGCTGTTGAGTTCAACACAGACCCCCCTAATGGGACACAGACTG
- the LOC120027837 gene encoding E3 ubiquitin-protein ligase RNF31-like isoform X1: MMSTQPVPFEEVRRRAESLLSYSGSAQALKADVQFMANVPLSLSDKFHHITAQTMVTQNIAGHSREEVLESLGRLFKALSILEKYGCNLTSPSRPRYWRSVKHNNPVFRATVDAIKGGRSVLFLYGYTNQQPDGLSFPDDVTDPDVGKVAAVTIEVMTLRMELDMLIKGTHAHPEIYSNIIPSLSLPKTNQEKPELMSDAVVIPPGEEHGDRGKDLQPLSPPPTPAASPGLRHAPTTPTDGGCNLCGATPSLLCPPCGSLPFCQSCDLIYHRHPSRANHRRDRIQETCTICGMSQVYASCSTCSQRLCLECDRLYHSHPDREGHNRTLVTPAKLTRAFSLSLSSWECAQCTTVNEVKAVLCVTCERPRLAIASLIDQEDPGQPPPNPEWQCKSCTVVNQGSSILCEVCERPRLATRPSITPVLNSTPVLPMPGPTADKETEWMCQFCTYVNSPPAVVCEVCNLPCKDPAVTSPKSLLLQSPVKDFVPLPVTPQVPPEISSRVNIDIKRQNLMRDEGLKLVHQIRKGEKKGVGPEEVYAALCVSRGSNVNPCDWLKSELPHLLDEICAMAASAALQNFKARVSGPQDNTERDRGSTEQQSPSVLLGEGVQLSRVEAKHAWLAAGGDTERAVRQLLRDRQAKMRELRSLGFREASQCEEALRLSGGEVRGALSLLQRPLLEPFHQRIWSDQPEAPIDAKNPDKQRMCRRLLALYELPSWGRCELALSLLQEPDAQYSLEDVIQAVRESQDREFLRRLLNNECPCCLSIFPHSKMQSLTSCQCSVCHECFTQHFTIAVRDKHIRDMVCPVCAGPDINDPEHLDSYFFTLDIQLRDCLDREVYELFHKKLMEHALMKDPMFLWCCHCTFGFIYDGNQFKVTCPTCMKSFCNQCKKPWEAQHQDVSCEQFQLWKRENDPDYQRQGLAGFLRDNGITCPHCRFQYALTKGGCMHFCCTQCRYQFCSGCNNPFHTTACKTVQCKITGLHAHHPRDCLFYLRDWEPARLQALLQRNAVEFNTDPPNGTQTDACGVMEQKDEGGQQIDSPCGVQTQPVQAGLCNKHYREYLVSLINGHTLDPAILYDQQEVTVACKRYQVEEQQGEGEDDRVYKARLLKKLMEVPLGEKVPRMR, from the exons ATGATGAGTACCCAGCCTGTCCCTTTCGAGGAGGTGCGGAGGAGAGCTGAGTCCCTCCTGTCCTATTCAGGCTCTGCCCAGGCATTGAAGGCTGATGTCCAGTTCATGGCCAATGTTCCCCTGTCCCTGTCTGACAAGTTTCACCACATCACAGCACAGACCATGGTGACACAGAACATAGCAGGGCACAGCAGGGAAGAG gtcctagaGTCTTTGGGACGGCTCTTTAAAGCCTTGAGCATCCTGGAAAAGTATGGCTGTAACCTGACCAGCCCCAGCAGGCCCAGGTACTGGCGCAGCGTCAAGCACAACAACCCAGTATTCAGGGCTACCGTGGACGCCATCAAG GGTGGCAGGTCAGTCCTGTTTCTCTACGGTTACACCAATCAGCAGCCAGACGGCCTCAGCTTCCCCGATGATGTCACAGATCCAGACGTTGGGAAGGTTGCTGCAGTGACCATTGAGGTCATGACCCTGCGCATGGAACTGGACATGCTTATCAAG GGTACACATGCTCACCCAGAAATCTACAGCAATATAATCCCATCCCTTAGTCTACCAAAGACAAACCAG GAGAAACCAGAGCTGATGTCTGATGCGGTGGTCATCCCACCAGGAGAGGAGCATGGGGACAGGGGTAAAGACCTTCAGCCGCTATCTCCTCCACCCACACCGGCTGCTAGTCCTGGACTAAGACACGCCCCCACCACTCCCACAG atgGGGGGTGTAATCTGTGCGGtgccactccctctctcctctgcccacCCTGTGGTTCTCTTCCTTTCTGTCAGTCATGTGACCTCATCTACCACCGCCACCCGTCCAGAGCCAATCACAGGAGAGATAGAATACAGG AGACCTGTACCATCTGTGGTATGTCCCAAGTCTACGCCTCTTGCTCTACCTGTTCTCAGAGGCTGTGTCTGGAATGTGACAGACTGTACCATTCTCACCCTGACCGCGAGGGTCACAACAGGACACTGGTTACCCCCGCCAAACTAACAAGAGCTTTTAG cctctctctttcctcatggGAGTGTGCTCAGTGCACTACAGTCAACGAGGTGAAAGCCGTGCTGTGTGTGACCTGTGAACGACCCCGTCTGGCCATCGCTTCCCTTATAGATCAGGAGGACCCGGGGCAGCCGCCACCCAACCCAG AGTGGCAGTGTAAGAGCTGTACGGTGGTGAACCAAGGCAGCAGTATACTGTGTGAGGTGTGTGAGCGCCCCCGTCTGGCCACCCGTCCCTCTATCACGCCAGTACTCAACAGTACTCCAGTACTCCCCATGCCAGGACCCACGGCAGACAAGGAAACAGAG tggaTGTGTCAGTTCTGCACCTATGTGAACTCTCCTCCTGCAGTGGTTTGTGAGGTGTGCAACCTGCCGTGCAAAGATCCTGCAGTCACCAGTCCCAAGTCCCTCCTCCTGCAGTCTCCAGTCAAAGACTTTGTCCCGCTTCCTGTGACGCCCCAGGTCCCTCCCGAGATCTCTTCCAGGGTAAACATCGACATTAAGAGACAGAACCTGATGAGGGATGAAGGGCTGAAGCTTGTCCATCAAATACGA aagggagagaagaagggagtgGGCCCTGAGGAGGTGTACGCAGCCCTCTGTGTTTCCAGGGGTAGCAACGTCAACCCCTGTGATTGGCTGAAATCAGAGCTGCCTCACCTACTGGATGAGATCTGTGCCATGGCAGCTTCGGCAGCTTTGCAGAACTTCAAAGCAAGGGTTTCTGGGCCGCAGGATAACACAGAGAGGGATAGGGGGTCGACAGAGCAACAGAGTCCCAGTGTGCTGCTGGGTGAGGGAGTGCAGCTGTCCAGGGTTGAGGCCAAGCATGCATGGCTGGCAGCAGGGGGTGACACTGAGAGAGCAGTCCGTCAGCTgctcagagacagacaggccaAG ATGCGGGAGCTGCGTTCTCTGGGCTTCCGGGAGGCATCGCAATGTGAGGAGGCTCTACGTCTGAGTGGaggagaggtgcggggggctctGTCTCTGCTGCAGCGGCCCCTCCTGGAGCCCTTCCACCAGCGCATCTGGAGCGACCAGCCAGAGGCCCCCATTGATGCCAAGAACCCTGACAAGCAG AGGATGTGCAGGCGCCTGCTGGCGTTGTACGAGCTGCCCAGCTGGGGGCGCTGTGAGCTGGCCCTGTCTCTACTCCAGGAGCCTGATGCCCAGTACTCCCTGGAGGACGTCATCCAGGCCGTCAGAGAGTCCCAGGACAGGGAGTTCCTCCGCCGCCTCCTCAACAACGAGTGCCCCTGCTGCCTCAGCATCTTCCCCCACAGCAAG ATGCAGTCCCTGACCTCGTGTCAGTGCTCGGTGTGCCACGAGTGTTTCACACAGCACTTCACCATCGCTGTGAGAGACAAACACATCAGAGACATGGTGTGTCCTGTGTGTGCAGGACCAGACATCAACGACCCTGAGCACCTGGACAGCTACTTCTTCACTCTGGACATTCAG CTGAGAGACTGTCTGGATCGTGAGGTGTACGAGCTCTTCCACAAGAAGCTGATGGAACATGCTCTGATGAAGGATCCCATGTTCCTGTGGTGTTGTCAC TGCACCTTTGGGTTTATCTATGATGGAAACCAATTCAAAGTCACCTGCCCCACGTGTATGAAGAGCTTTTGTAACCAATGCAAAAAGCCT tGGGAAGCTCAGCACCAGGATGTATCCTGTGAGCAGTTCCAGTTGTGGAAGAGAGAGAACGACCCTGACTACCAGAGACAGGGACTGGCCGGGTTCCTGCGGGACAACGGCatca CCTGTCCTCACTGCAGGTTCCAGTATGCCTTGACCAAAGGGGGCTGCATGCACTTCTGCTGCACCCAATGCAGATACCAGTTCTGCAGCGGCTGCAACAATCCCTTCCACACT acgGCTTGTAAAACAGTCCAGTGTAAGATCACAGGTCTCCATGCTCATCACCCACGAGACTGTCTCTTCTACCTCAGGGACTGGGAGCCTGCCAGACTACAGGCCCTGCTGCAG AGGAATGCTGTTGAGTTCAACACAGACCCCCCTAATGGGACACAGACTG